The uncultured Desulfuromonas sp. genome has a segment encoding these proteins:
- a CDS encoding YkgJ family cysteine cluster protein: MEPNTVWTALIEHARQKHRFLDQLCTLCSGEFVGKGGTIHCKRGCAGCCSLNVRCTLTEAVALAPHLTDCQIEAIHLHAEKLKQIDHDSNDLKSFLKANRDQVGPCPLLDADGACSVYDYRPLACRALLSTMDPHYCTLDFSTLNSEEKQAFMAQLDQDSVNFPTHYLAMPQQIAQAAEIECLEKMKEAFGVAVTGNLPYLLELEVTLRVSEKLAEGMDLPERIGTLCNDESFLISFT, encoded by the coding sequence ATGGAGCCCAACACCGTGTGGACCGCGCTCATTGAACATGCCCGGCAAAAGCACCGCTTTCTCGACCAGCTCTGCACTCTGTGCAGCGGCGAATTCGTCGGCAAAGGCGGCACCATCCACTGCAAACGCGGCTGCGCTGGCTGCTGTTCCCTCAATGTACGCTGCACCCTCACCGAAGCCGTGGCGCTGGCTCCGCACCTGACCGACTGCCAGATTGAAGCAATCCATCTTCACGCCGAAAAGCTCAAGCAGATCGACCACGACAGCAATGATCTGAAAAGTTTCCTCAAAGCCAACCGCGACCAGGTCGGCCCCTGTCCACTGCTCGACGCCGATGGCGCCTGTTCGGTCTATGATTACCGTCCCCTGGCCTGTCGTGCGCTACTCTCCACCATGGACCCGCACTATTGCACACTGGATTTTTCCACCCTCAACAGCGAAGAAAAACAAGCCTTCATGGCCCAGCTCGATCAGGACTCCGTCAACTTCCCTACCCACTACCTCGCCATGCCGCAACAAATCGCCCAGGCGGCGGAGATAGAATGTCTGGAAAAGATGAAAGAGGCGTTTGGTGTGGCGGTGACCGGGAATCTGCCTTATTTGTTGGAGTTGGAAGTGACGTTGAGGGTAAGTGAAAAACTGGCCGAAGGCATGGATCTGCCGGAACGCATCGGCACCCTCTGCAACGACGAATCATTTTTGATTTCATTCACATAG
- a CDS encoding HD domain-containing protein, with the protein MKHEQLKGQLIKTLVDFFDTDYRRITHAIEVLKQAELLIGHYDHVDEELLLACAVFHDVGIKPSEAELGYNDGKTQEQYGPDVATELLEKIGFDPAKTKKVAEIVGNHHSKSRYDYVELEILKLADQIVNKLDNIK; encoded by the coding sequence ATGAAACACGAACAACTCAAAGGGCAACTGATCAAAACCCTGGTCGATTTCTTCGACACCGACTACCGTCGTATCACTCACGCCATTGAAGTGCTCAAGCAGGCCGAATTGCTGATCGGCCACTATGATCATGTCGATGAGGAACTGCTGCTGGCCTGCGCGGTTTTCCACGATGTCGGCATTAAGCCCTCTGAGGCGGAACTGGGCTACAACGACGGCAAAACCCAGGAACAATACGGCCCAGACGTGGCCACGGAGCTGCTGGAAAAAATCGGCTTTGATCCGGCCAAGACCAAGAAGGTCGCCGAGATCGTCGGCAACCACCACTCCAAATCACGCTACGATTATGTCGAGCTGGAAATCCTCAAGCTCGCCGACCAGATCGTCAACAAGCTCGACAACATCAAATAG
- a CDS encoding TIGR01458 family HAD-type hydrolase: MALPATIHGLLIDLDGVLYVGETPVPGAQQVLTRLADEKIPRRYLTNTTTRTAASVVQKLRRLGFSVHEEEVFSPISATVQFLNGLGRPTINPVVRDSVLPAFADFPRNNERPDYVIVGDIGAAWSYPLINTIFSQLHAGAELIAMHKNKFFQGEEGLQVDIGAFVAGLEYVSGKQSKVIGKPSRDFFELALASLHLPASNVAMIGDDIETDIGGGKAVGMHGVLVRTGKYRQGCEEGAAYYPDAVMDSFSDLFECVTPRTKPLCTESA, translated from the coding sequence ATGGCGTTACCAGCAACAATTCATGGCCTTCTCATCGACCTCGACGGTGTCCTTTACGTTGGCGAAACACCGGTGCCGGGTGCCCAGCAAGTGTTGACGCGATTGGCTGACGAAAAAATCCCTCGACGCTACCTGACCAATACGACAACACGTACCGCCGCGTCCGTCGTTCAAAAACTAAGGCGCTTGGGATTTAGCGTCCATGAAGAGGAAGTTTTCAGCCCGATCTCGGCCACAGTGCAGTTCCTCAACGGGTTGGGCCGTCCAACGATCAATCCGGTGGTTCGCGACAGTGTCCTGCCGGCCTTTGCCGATTTCCCCAGAAACAATGAACGGCCGGATTACGTGATTGTCGGCGACATCGGCGCTGCGTGGAGTTACCCCCTCATCAACACCATCTTTTCGCAGCTGCATGCCGGAGCCGAGCTGATCGCTATGCACAAAAACAAGTTTTTCCAGGGAGAAGAAGGTCTTCAAGTCGACATCGGTGCGTTTGTGGCCGGGTTGGAATATGTCAGTGGCAAACAGTCAAAGGTGATTGGCAAACCAAGCCGGGACTTTTTCGAACTGGCCTTGGCGTCCCTGCACCTCCCCGCATCGAATGTTGCCATGATTGGTGACGACATCGAAACCGATATCGGCGGGGGAAAAGCCGTCGGCATGCACGGGGTTCTGGTGAGGACCGGGAAATATCGTCAAGGTTGCGAGGAAGGGGCCGCGTATTACCCCGACGCCGTCATGGACTCGTTCAGCGACCTGTTTGAGTGCGTTACACCGCGAACTAAACCACTATGCACTGAAAGTGCATAG
- a CDS encoding mechanosensitive ion channel family protein, whose translation MDQIHVWLQQEYFDISLQRYALALGIVLLCLIFKRLFSRLLTRVISPLVDRTENTFDDLLLQSLRRPLEFLVFIVGLFIALQVLQLPSEPTDLKQFGQALIKTLFTFNIGWILFNAVDILECTIAKWAHHTGSPLDDHLLPFIRKSARLFIFVLAVVLIIQNLGYSISGLLASLGLGGLAVALAAKDTLSNIFGSIMILLDRPFRVGDWVQTDNLEGVVEEIGFRSTKIRTFAKTLITVPNNIIANTSLNNYSRMPKRRIKMSVGVTYDSSPQQMREAVAAIRTMLKNHPAIQQDFMLVNFTDFGASSLDILVYCFTTTTVWGEYLEAREDVCLKIMEILEGLNMEIAFPSRSIYIHDNSDSLIDPDRLASTEESA comes from the coding sequence ATGGACCAGATTCATGTCTGGCTGCAACAGGAGTATTTTGACATTTCACTGCAACGCTATGCCCTCGCGCTGGGCATTGTGTTGCTGTGCCTGATCTTCAAACGTCTGTTCAGCCGCCTGCTGACCCGCGTCATCTCGCCGCTGGTGGATCGCACCGAGAACACCTTTGACGATCTGCTGTTGCAGAGTTTGCGGCGGCCCTTGGAGTTCCTCGTTTTCATCGTCGGGCTGTTTATTGCCCTGCAGGTGTTACAGCTGCCCTCCGAACCGACCGATTTGAAACAATTCGGCCAAGCTCTGATCAAAACCCTGTTCACCTTCAATATCGGCTGGATCCTGTTCAACGCCGTTGACATTCTCGAATGCACCATTGCCAAGTGGGCGCACCATACCGGCTCGCCGCTCGACGATCACTTGTTGCCGTTCATCCGCAAGTCGGCACGGCTGTTTATCTTCGTGCTGGCCGTGGTGCTGATCATCCAGAATCTCGGCTATTCGATTTCCGGTCTGCTCGCCTCCCTTGGCCTCGGCGGTCTGGCCGTGGCGCTGGCGGCCAAAGATACGCTGTCCAACATCTTCGGCTCGATCATGATCCTGCTCGACCGACCGTTCCGCGTCGGCGACTGGGTGCAGACCGACAATCTGGAAGGGGTGGTCGAAGAGATCGGTTTTCGCTCCACCAAAATCCGCACTTTTGCCAAGACCCTGATCACCGTGCCCAACAACATCATCGCCAACACGTCGCTCAACAACTACAGCCGCATGCCTAAGCGGCGCATCAAGATGAGCGTCGGCGTCACCTACGACAGCTCACCGCAGCAGATGCGCGAGGCGGTGGCCGCCATTCGCACTATGCTGAAAAACCACCCGGCCATCCAGCAGGATTTCATGCTGGTCAACTTCACCGACTTCGGCGCTTCCTCCCTCGACATCCTGGTCTACTGTTTCACCACAACCACGGTATGGGGCGAATACCTTGAAGCCCGCGAAGACGTGTGTCTGAAAATCATGGAGATCCTCGAAGGACTTAATATGGAAATTGCCTTCCCCAGCCGCAGTATTTACATTCACGACAACAGCGACAGCCTGATCGACCCCGATCGATTGGCATCCACCGAGGAGAGCGCCTGA
- a CDS encoding TonB-dependent receptor: MEQKIGLLLVICLAWPLSVLAAPASDDALTGDIVVTATLSEKTLEDAPGTIEVVSAEEIAELGAVTVSEALQWSTGLVVANETGRAQVPGIRGTGSKHTLVLIDGRRWSAGYKDFIDINQLPVTLIERIEIVRGPGSALYGSDALGGVINIITRKPAETALLEVDARYGNDTYGQSDQYRGAAVVGGGIGKIRTIFSAQIEEKNPFEIDGELPEDGDDIQLASGAGRVAYDLAPGHELIAGFEYIHMDQEGDRYYQKAERVRESEEERLNTFLTYQGDFDNGSRLRVGAYRSDHDNDIVMKNPDAPVSDEEDAEHCLQQVEAHYSMAVASHYLTMGAEFRQEEREDASGSDEDLNNTSVFLQDELQIARPLYLVVGARFDEHSEFGSQLSPRLSLVYHLNPSWQIKASYSQGFRAPSLSELFITSYRQQGKQVYQPNADLDAETSESYELGLQGSYGCFRGGVTAFYNEIDDLIEAVFSHSTGSGSSKVAYYTYQNITEARMQGVEVEGHLQLPYALSLSAHVTYLDTENKETNEDLEGQPDYQGMAKLAWHPQDSGFTANIRMRYIGDKEFADGDSDAVTLWYLYAGQKLSEQLELYVGVDNIFNRLNDSDSLNLIDPAFYYGGLRWTF; the protein is encoded by the coding sequence ATGGAACAGAAAATTGGTTTACTCTTGGTGATCTGTCTGGCCTGGCCGTTGTCGGTCCTAGCAGCACCGGCTTCTGATGACGCACTGACAGGGGATATTGTCGTGACCGCGACCCTGTCCGAAAAGACACTTGAGGACGCTCCCGGCACGATTGAAGTGGTGAGTGCCGAGGAGATTGCCGAGCTGGGCGCGGTGACCGTGAGTGAAGCGCTGCAGTGGAGCACCGGGCTGGTCGTTGCCAATGAAACCGGGCGCGCCCAGGTGCCGGGGATTCGCGGCACCGGCAGCAAGCATACGCTGGTGTTGATCGACGGTCGCCGCTGGAGTGCCGGATACAAAGATTTTATCGATATCAACCAGCTCCCGGTGACGCTCATTGAACGGATTGAGATCGTCCGCGGACCGGGATCGGCCCTGTATGGCAGCGACGCTCTGGGCGGCGTGATCAATATCATCACCCGGAAACCTGCGGAAACGGCCTTGCTCGAAGTGGACGCCCGCTACGGAAATGACACCTACGGGCAATCCGATCAATATCGCGGCGCAGCAGTTGTCGGCGGCGGGATTGGCAAAATCCGCACGATTTTTTCGGCGCAGATTGAAGAGAAAAACCCTTTTGAAATCGATGGCGAACTGCCCGAGGATGGCGACGATATCCAGTTGGCGTCCGGCGCCGGACGTGTCGCCTATGATCTGGCTCCCGGCCATGAACTGATCGCCGGGTTTGAGTACATCCACATGGATCAGGAAGGTGATCGTTATTACCAAAAAGCCGAGCGCGTGAGGGAAAGCGAAGAGGAGCGCCTGAATACGTTCCTCACCTACCAAGGGGATTTTGACAATGGAAGTCGTTTGCGTGTGGGGGCCTACCGCTCCGACCATGACAACGACATTGTCATGAAAAACCCGGATGCGCCGGTCAGCGACGAAGAAGATGCTGAACATTGCCTGCAGCAGGTTGAAGCCCACTATTCCATGGCCGTAGCGTCCCATTATCTGACCATGGGTGCGGAGTTCCGCCAGGAAGAGCGCGAAGATGCGTCCGGCAGTGATGAAGATTTGAACAACACCAGCGTGTTTTTGCAGGATGAACTGCAGATTGCCCGCCCGCTGTATCTTGTGGTGGGAGCACGATTTGACGAACACTCCGAGTTCGGTTCCCAACTCAGTCCGCGCCTGTCGCTGGTCTACCACCTCAACCCGAGTTGGCAGATCAAGGCATCGTACAGTCAGGGCTTTCGTGCGCCCTCGCTGTCGGAGTTATTTATCACGTCTTATCGCCAGCAGGGCAAACAGGTCTATCAACCCAATGCCGATCTCGATGCGGAGACCTCCGAGAGTTATGAGCTGGGCCTGCAGGGAAGCTATGGATGCTTCAGGGGCGGCGTCACTGCGTTTTACAACGAAATTGACGATCTGATCGAAGCGGTGTTCAGTCATTCAACCGGTAGCGGCTCAAGCAAAGTCGCCTATTACACCTACCAGAATATCACCGAAGCGCGCATGCAGGGTGTCGAGGTCGAAGGCCATCTTCAACTGCCTTACGCACTGAGCCTCAGTGCTCATGTGACCTATCTCGATACGGAAAACAAAGAAACCAATGAGGATCTCGAAGGGCAGCCCGACTACCAGGGGATGGCGAAGCTGGCCTGGCATCCGCAAGACAGCGGTTTCACCGCCAACATCCGCATGCGCTATATCGGCGACAAGGAATTTGCCGATGGTGACAGTGATGCCGTGACCCTGTGGTACCTTTATGCCGGACAAAAGCTTTCGGAACAATTGGAGCTGTATGTCGGTGTTGATAATATCTTTAATCGGTTGAACGATTCAGACAGCCTCAATCTGATTGATCCGGCTTTTTATTACGGCGGATTACGTTGGACATTTTAA
- a CDS encoding YbfB/YjiJ family MFS transporter has protein sequence MDRQRDRQISLTVLTGGILGMMVAMGIGRFAYTPILPLMQRDLGLSNSLAGGLATCNYAGYLGGALLCMLAPQLLRQRLLTSAALLISIVTTLAMGLTTAESAWSIMRFAAGMASAILFIVITAEVAETLIRHNHSQWLGALYSGIGLGIALSGVLVPWLDRLDGWSGTWLGMGGIALLIAVAGLVIGRRHVDLHPSRHPSRGDGTHHGALWPLATAYFLEGLGYIVTATFLVAIISATPELQSIAPYSWVVVGLTAAPSTLLWPLLARRIGHQKALLGAFAVQASGILISINAHSALEVLFAAASFGGTFLGIVALTLAEGNRRWPHDTGRAAAILTTAFSLGQMFGPAIAGILADQQAGFTLPLVLAASCVIGGGVLLCFDRFNHTPT, from the coding sequence ATGGACAGACAACGTGACAGACAGATCTCTTTAACGGTGTTAACTGGGGGCATTCTCGGCATGATGGTCGCCATGGGCATTGGTCGTTTTGCCTACACCCCCATTTTACCGTTGATGCAGCGTGACCTCGGCCTCAGCAACAGCCTCGCCGGGGGATTGGCCACCTGCAATTATGCCGGTTATCTTGGCGGAGCCCTGCTGTGCATGCTGGCTCCACAGCTATTACGTCAGCGACTTCTGACATCAGCCGCCCTGTTGATCAGCATTGTCACGACATTGGCCATGGGGCTGACCACAGCAGAGAGTGCCTGGTCGATCATGCGCTTTGCCGCGGGAATGGCCAGCGCCATCCTGTTTATTGTCATCACCGCGGAAGTGGCCGAAACGCTGATTCGCCACAATCACAGCCAGTGGCTCGGCGCTCTCTACAGCGGCATCGGTCTGGGCATCGCCCTGAGTGGTGTTTTGGTGCCCTGGCTTGATCGGCTGGACGGATGGTCCGGCACTTGGCTCGGCATGGGCGGTATAGCGCTCCTCATCGCCGTTGCCGGACTGGTGATTGGTCGCCGTCATGTTGATCTTCATCCCTCCCGCCACCCATCGCGAGGAGACGGCACACATCACGGCGCGCTGTGGCCTCTGGCCACCGCTTACTTTCTTGAAGGCCTTGGCTATATTGTCACGGCGACATTCCTGGTGGCGATTATCTCCGCCACGCCAGAGCTGCAAAGCATCGCCCCCTACAGCTGGGTGGTTGTCGGTCTGACGGCAGCGCCTTCAACCCTGTTATGGCCGCTTCTGGCTCGGCGCATCGGTCATCAAAAGGCCCTGCTCGGTGCCTTCGCCGTACAGGCTTCAGGTATTTTGATCAGCATCAACGCGCATTCCGCGCTGGAGGTCCTGTTTGCCGCGGCCAGCTTTGGCGGAACCTTCCTTGGCATCGTTGCCCTGACGTTAGCCGAAGGAAATCGCCGTTGGCCTCACGACACCGGTCGGGCCGCAGCCATCCTGACAACAGCCTTCAGCCTGGGCCAGATGTTCGGTCCGGCGATTGCCGGAATTCTTGCCGATCAACAAGCGGGCTTTACCCTTCCCCTTGTTCTGGCGGCAAGTTGTGTTATTGGTGGAGGAGTCCTCCTCTGCTTTGACCGCTTCAATCACACACCTACGTAA
- a CDS encoding ABC transporter ATP-binding protein: METQQSAHPGDGQATLIEVVNLTKTFDDVTAVNNLSFCLTPGEIFGFLGPNGAGKTTTINILTGLSRPDSGAITIAGRDCAQNPKAAQHLIGVIPDESNLYPELSGFDNLCFCASLYGIRNKERRERADSLLRQFGLVEVADRKFGSYSKGMKRKLTIAAGIIHRPRILFLDEPTTGIDVASARRIRRLIAELNARGTTIFLTTHYIEEAERLCDRIAFIVKGEIVCIDTVDNLMQHAQGNHVVQFAFQDATKEIVEHVAAQFPDIQCKTVAEGIRVESPRPIQIAPLVSGSST; this comes from the coding sequence ATGGAAACACAACAGTCTGCACACCCTGGTGACGGTCAGGCGACTTTGATTGAAGTCGTCAATCTGACCAAGACGTTTGATGACGTAACGGCTGTCAACAACCTATCCTTCTGCCTGACCCCAGGGGAAATATTCGGCTTTCTCGGTCCAAACGGCGCGGGTAAAACAACCACCATCAACATCCTTACCGGGCTCTCCAGGCCGGACTCGGGAGCCATAACCATTGCGGGACGCGATTGCGCCCAAAACCCCAAGGCGGCTCAGCATCTCATCGGTGTCATTCCCGATGAAAGCAATTTGTATCCGGAACTCTCCGGTTTTGACAATCTTTGTTTCTGCGCGTCGTTGTACGGTATCCGCAACAAGGAGCGTCGTGAACGGGCCGACTCCCTGCTGCGCCAGTTCGGTCTTGTGGAAGTGGCCGACAGAAAATTCGGCAGCTACTCCAAAGGCATGAAACGTAAATTGACCATTGCCGCCGGCATCATCCACCGGCCGCGCATATTGTTTCTCGATGAACCGACAACCGGCATTGATGTCGCCAGCGCGCGACGGATCCGCCGGTTGATCGCGGAGCTCAACGCGCGAGGCACCACCATTTTTCTCACCACGCACTACATTGAAGAGGCCGAAAGGCTCTGCGACAGAATCGCTTTCATCGTTAAAGGGGAGATCGTCTGTATCGACACGGTGGACAACCTGATGCAGCATGCGCAGGGAAATCATGTGGTGCAATTTGCATTTCAGGACGCCACGAAGGAGATTGTTGAGCATGTCGCGGCCCAATTTCCAGATATTCAGTGTAAAACCGTTGCCGAGGGGATTCGCGTTGAATCACCCCGGCCGATACAAATCGCCCCGCTGGTGTCCGGGTCAAGTACATAG
- a CDS encoding radical SAM protein: protein MYRHLFGPVPSRRLGMSLGVDLVPKKVCSFDCVYCEVGKTTRLTLERKEYVRYEEISRELNSYLSCAPDPDYITFSGSGEPTLNSRLGDVIDFIKQVRPSLPLAVLTNGSLLYDPQVRRELRRADLVLPSLDAGTVTAFSRINRPAADLDFATYVQGLIDFRREFTGIIRLEVFILPGYNDAPDEIAALAAILCRIDPDAVQLNTLDRPGTEPGLHSATLERLRQVAQTLAPGLTGSVEIIAAAAKRRSLAAYRSDVESAILETIARRPCTLDDLCRMLGLHANEVNKYLDVLAGEEKIKAVEQDRGVFYQTL from the coding sequence ATGTATCGGCATTTGTTTGGTCCGGTCCCTTCACGGCGTCTCGGCATGTCCCTGGGCGTGGACCTGGTCCCGAAAAAAGTCTGCTCGTTTGATTGCGTCTATTGCGAAGTGGGTAAGACCACCCGGCTGACGCTGGAGCGTAAGGAATACGTTCGCTATGAAGAAATCTCCCGCGAGTTGAACAGCTATCTGTCCTGCGCGCCCGATCCCGATTACATCACCTTTTCCGGCTCCGGTGAACCGACGCTGAACAGCCGCCTCGGCGATGTGATCGATTTTATCAAACAGGTCCGTCCATCTCTGCCGCTGGCCGTATTGACTAACGGCTCCCTGCTCTACGATCCCCAGGTGCGCCGGGAATTGCGCCGGGCCGACTTGGTGCTGCCGTCGCTGGATGCAGGCACCGTGACAGCCTTCTCACGCATTAACCGGCCGGCCGCGGACCTTGACTTTGCCACATATGTACAGGGCCTGATCGATTTTCGTCGCGAATTTACCGGTATCATCCGCCTGGAGGTCTTTATTTTACCGGGATACAACGACGCACCGGACGAAATCGCGGCCCTGGCAGCCATCCTGTGCCGAATTGATCCCGACGCCGTTCAGCTCAACACCCTCGACCGCCCGGGAACCGAGCCCGGTCTCCACAGTGCCACGCTGGAGCGACTTCGCCAGGTCGCTCAGACGCTGGCGCCGGGGCTTACCGGCAGTGTGGAGATCATTGCCGCCGCGGCCAAACGGCGCAGCCTTGCCGCCTATCGCAGCGATGTGGAAAGCGCGATACTGGAAACCATTGCCCGCAGGCCCTGCACCCTCGATGATCTCTGTCGCATGTTGGGATTACACGCCAATGAAGTGAATAAATATTTGGATGTGCTGGCCGGTGAAGAAAAGATAAAAGCGGTGGAACAGGATCGTGGCGTTTTCTACCAGACGCTGTGA
- a CDS encoding 4-oxalocrotonate tautomerase family protein, giving the protein MLLVEESSSALTASITHLRNQRSQTMPYVHFRITNEGATKEQKAALIKGATQLLVDVLGKNPATTVVTIEEVDTDNWGIGGETVTVLRQKKG; this is encoded by the coding sequence GTGTTATTGGTGGAGGAGTCCTCCTCTGCTTTGACCGCTTCAATCACACACCTACGTAACCAAAGGAGTCAAACCATGCCTTACGTTCATTTTCGCATTACCAATGAAGGGGCCACCAAAGAACAAAAAGCCGCCCTGATCAAAGGGGCCACACAACTGCTGGTTGATGTACTCGGCAAAAATCCGGCCACCACGGTGGTCACGATCGAGGAAGTGGATACCGACAACTGGGGCATCGGCGGTGAAACAGTGACGGTGTTGCGGCAGAAAAAGGGCTGA
- a CDS encoding IS481 family transposase — protein MPWKEVKPMEQKLLFIADHLRRVANFSTLCKSYGISRRTGYKWLNRYRQLGLDGLQNQSRCPKTNPLKTPYCVREAIIKVRREYKDPPGAKKIKVLLEQEHPDWDIPSKTTIHKILLEAELITPSKSRRRVPVHPQPFAPVDKPNQVWSAAFKGQFKTADGKWCYPLTIMDHHSRYLLACRTLSATTTDDTMAIFDQLFRQYGLPERIRTDNGAPFASSGLAGLSHLSKWWIRLGIAPERIMPGKPQQNGRHERMHSTLKKAAITPAAGNAQQQQKAFDHFIDTYNHKRPHESLGQKTPATVYVTSSKNMPEQLPELDYPAHFNICLVNHNGVIYHLKHRVYIACLLKGEKVGLEQTSDTQWNVYFANIKLGHFDMSDITTDRNGYISLNV, from the coding sequence ATGCCCTGGAAAGAGGTTAAACCTATGGAACAGAAGCTGCTCTTTATCGCCGATCACCTGCGGCGTGTCGCTAACTTCTCAACGCTCTGCAAATCTTATGGCATCAGTCGCCGCACAGGGTATAAGTGGCTCAATCGTTATCGCCAATTGGGACTTGATGGTCTCCAGAATCAATCGCGCTGCCCTAAAACCAACCCCTTAAAAACGCCCTATTGTGTTCGAGAGGCGATCATCAAGGTCCGTCGCGAGTACAAAGATCCTCCTGGAGCAAAGAAGATCAAGGTGTTGCTTGAACAAGAACACCCTGATTGGGATATCCCATCGAAGACAACCATCCATAAAATCCTCCTGGAGGCTGAACTGATTACGCCCAGCAAGTCTCGTCGGCGCGTTCCTGTTCACCCGCAACCTTTTGCTCCGGTTGATAAACCTAACCAGGTCTGGTCTGCAGCCTTCAAAGGGCAGTTCAAGACCGCTGATGGCAAATGGTGTTATCCCCTTACCATCATGGATCATCACAGCCGTTATCTACTGGCCTGTCGTACGTTAAGTGCGACAACAACAGATGATACCATGGCGATCTTTGATCAATTATTTCGGCAATATGGCTTGCCGGAGCGTATTCGCACCGATAATGGTGCGCCGTTTGCCAGTAGTGGGCTTGCCGGATTATCCCACCTATCCAAGTGGTGGATTCGTCTGGGGATCGCCCCGGAACGCATTATGCCAGGGAAGCCGCAACAGAACGGACGTCATGAACGGATGCATTCCACCCTCAAAAAGGCTGCCATCACGCCTGCCGCTGGTAATGCCCAACAACAGCAAAAAGCGTTCGACCACTTTATTGACACCTATAACCATAAACGGCCCCACGAAAGCCTGGGCCAAAAAACTCCAGCGACAGTTTATGTGACGTCATCGAAAAACATGCCGGAGCAGTTGCCTGAGCTGGACTATCCTGCCCATTTCAATATTTGCCTGGTCAATCACAATGGCGTCATTTATCACTTGAAGCACCGGGTTTACATCGCGTGTCTGCTCAAGGGAGAAAAAGTAGGGCTGGAGCAGACCAGTGACACACAATGGAATGTGTACTTTGCAAATATCAAACTTGGTCACTTCGACATGAGTGACATAACAACGGATCGCAACGGCTATATCAGCCTCAATGTGTAA
- a CDS encoding AAA family ATPase, with protein MRMIITGNSGSGKTWLATHLSAIHHCQVIHLDHIFWQPGGFSEKRSPEVVNQMIDAAKRKESWIVEGVFGELAEKFMDRADCFIWLDTDWSLCRDRLRQRGSESCRHMGRSNLNRTCSSFLTGPLVITREKMPARMTDIKR; from the coding sequence ATGAGAATGATCATCACCGGCAACAGCGGTAGCGGGAAAACCTGGCTGGCCACTCACCTCTCCGCCATTCATCACTGTCAGGTGATCCATCTCGATCATATCTTTTGGCAGCCGGGAGGCTTCAGCGAAAAGCGCTCCCCTGAGGTTGTGAACCAGATGATTGACGCTGCCAAAAGAAAAGAATCTTGGATCGTCGAAGGGGTGTTCGGTGAACTGGCTGAGAAATTCATGGACCGCGCCGATTGTTTTATCTGGCTCGATACTGACTGGTCGCTATGCCGGGACCGCTTACGGCAACGGGGCTCAGAGTCCTGTCGCCATATGGGGCGGAGCAATCTGAACAGGACTTGCTCGAGCTTCTTGACTGGGCCTCTCGTTATTACGAGAGAAAAAATGCCCGCGCGTATGACGGACATAAAGCGTTGA
- a CDS encoding ABC transporter permease produces MSAWIALWNILLKDIRTYYLKPPNISWGLLFPLVWVAMFVIRSGLGMEKLPELLSGLVALSILFGTTSVLAVTVTFEKKGRSFERLLLAPIPLELLMLAKTSGAIVFGTLNAFVPIFFAMFLVDLSGLRWALLVPAMVLIAVTSTFLGLFIAVSVQEVFEAQTFSNFFRFPMIFLCGLFFPIASLPSFLRPLSYALPLTYGADILRGAITGSNLMPFGLSFVVLCAFCALLFSLSLRNINKKWIT; encoded by the coding sequence ATGAGCGCTTGGATCGCATTATGGAACATTCTGCTCAAGGACATCCGCACCTATTACCTTAAGCCGCCCAATATCAGTTGGGGGCTGCTGTTTCCGCTGGTCTGGGTGGCGATGTTCGTGATCCGTTCCGGTCTGGGGATGGAAAAGCTGCCGGAGTTGCTTTCCGGGCTGGTGGCATTGAGCATTCTTTTCGGAACAACCAGCGTTCTTGCGGTCACGGTGACGTTTGAAAAAAAGGGCAGATCCTTTGAGCGTCTGCTGCTCGCCCCCATCCCCCTCGAACTTCTCATGCTGGCCAAGACCTCGGGAGCGATCGTGTTTGGAACACTCAACGCCTTTGTGCCGATTTTCTTCGCGATGTTTTTGGTTGACCTGAGTGGATTGCGCTGGGCGCTTCTGGTCCCGGCCATGGTGCTGATCGCCGTCACTTCGACGTTTTTGGGCTTGTTTATCGCCGTGTCGGTGCAGGAGGTGTTCGAAGCGCAGACGTTCTCGAATTTTTTCCGTTTTCCGATGATTTTTCTTTGTGGTCTTTTTTTCCCCATTGCATCTCTTCCATCTTTTCTCCGTCCACTGTCCTATGCATTGCCGCTGACCTACGGCGCGGATATTTTGCGCGGCGCCATCACCGGATCGAATCTGATGCCGTTTGGGCTGAGTTTTGTCGTGCTCTGTGCCTTCTGCGCGCTGCTGTTTTCCCTCAGTTTAAGAAATATCAACAAAAAATGGATCACCTGA